The stretch of DNA TCCTGTGGTTTCTCTGGGAGCTGAGGATGAGCTTGCAGAGGAACTTGCCTTAGCCCTTAACACCGTGTACCTAGGAGCCCACACAGTCGAAGATATAAGGGGTTTTTCCACGTACAGACGGGTAGTAGCGCTTGAACCTGTCAAACGTAGAGACTTCATTGCAGTGGTCAAGTTCCTGGACCGAGGAGAAGAGCTTGGACCCAAGCTTTTGGTAAAACACGTTAAGAAGGGGGGAGCGGGTCTTGTACAGAGGATGCATCGAGGTTGAGGGCTCTGCTGACGAAATTGGGATTCTTTTAAGGGTGCTATACCCAGAAAAACAAGGGGGTTCCAGGTATAAGTCTCGGGTTGCGATCAAGCTGGAGGGCGGGATTTTGAAAATATGCATTAAAAGCCGCACTATATCATCCTTCAGGGCCACCATGAACACTTTCCTGCGTATTCTTTCAATGCTTCTCGCTATTGAACAGTAAATTTAAAAAACACACATATATATGATGGGTTTTCTAAATTCTAGAACGTGGGATCTGCCGTGGCTAACGGTATACGTAAACCAAGTTCGTGTTTGAACTGCCCGCTGTACATAGCTTCGCGGTCGTACTGCTTAAAGCTGAAGACCAAGGTTCAGGACCCGTACAACCCTCCATGCAGGTTCGGTGAACCCCAGGTATACAAAGCCCCCGTAACGGAGGCACCTGCGACTCAGGCTGCTCAGCAAAGCGTGGTTGAAACCCCTGTAGCGCAACCCGTGTACGCCCAGGCCGCTCTCCCGCAACCCGCGCAGGAGATGCCATACTATGACTCGGAACCTTACTCGGATGATGTCGCGTTGTCGTCACCCGGACTTGTAGCCCAGAGGCTTGACCTTTTTGCCCCCACGGGTGTCCCAGGTCTCGATGAAATACTGGCGGGGGGTTTTCTAAGGGGAAAAACCTATCTGGTGGCCGGCGAAGCAGGCTGCGGAAAGACAATACTTTCGATACAGTTCCTGATTCACGGCGCTTTAAGGGGGGAGCCGGGCCTGTACATCGCGATCGACGAGCCGACGAACCAGCTTCTCAGGGGGTTAAAACTGTTTGGTTGGGACCTCGGCGACCTGATATCTTCAAGGAAGCTCATGTTCCTCGATATGAGGACGCACTTCAGCAAGATATACATGAGGGAGGAAAGAAAGCACATCGAGCCGCGCTACATAATAGAGCAGATACTGGCTGCCGCCAAGAAGATAGGGGCTAAAAGGCTCGTTATCGACCCCATAGCCCCTCTCGTTTACGGGGGCAGAGAGGAGGATGTCTTGTATGCC from Infirmifilum sp. NZ encodes:
- a CDS encoding KEOPS complex subunit Pcc1; the protein is MYRGCIEVEGSADEIGILLRVLYPEKQGGSRYKSRVAIKLEGGILKICIKSRTISSFRATMNTFLRILSMLLAIEQ
- a CDS encoding ATPase domain-containing protein, which produces MANGIRKPSSCLNCPLYIASRSYCLKLKTKVQDPYNPPCRFGEPQVYKAPVTEAPATQAAQQSVVETPVAQPVYAQAALPQPAQEMPYYDSEPYSDDVALSSPGLVAQRLDLFAPTGVPGLDEILAGGFLRGKTYLVAGEAGCGKTILSIQFLIHGALRGEPGLYIAIDEPTNQLLRGLKLFGWDLGDLISSRKLMFLDMRTHFSKIYMREERKHIEPRYIIEQILAAAKKIGAKRLVIDPIAPLVYGGREEDVLYAREFLREMVFAIEKTGELTTIMTSEIPTGSTKLSRFGVEEFLASGIIVLGIEEIYGNVERVMYIRKARWAPVKPSKYIFDIVSGKGIVIREPLSEYIKRISRTASG